AGGCGCGCAGCGTCACCGAGTTCACGCCGGTGATGCGGGAGACCTCGCGGATCGGGTAGAGGGGCGTATCGCCGGCGTGCTGTGAGTGGTCGTTCATGGCGTGCAGGACCTCCCGATCCTGGAGGCAGTGGGTGTCTGGGCGGATGACATGGCGAACTCCTGTCACGGTCGGTTCAGGTGGCGTCGGCCACCAGGGCCTCGCCGAGATGGTGGCCGGAGAGCCAGGCGTCCTCGACCCGCGGGCCGCGCCAGCCGTCGCCGCACAGCGCCAGGCCGCTGGCCGAGAGGCGGTAGTCGCGGTTGACGGCCTCGCCGGTGGCGAAGACGTCGGGTTGGGCGTAGCGCCAGCGATGGGCGCCCAGCGCGCTGGGCGCCGGCAGCCGGACGCCTTCGGGCAGCGCCTGCTGGAAGGCCTCGAGCAGCGCCTCGACGACGGTCTCGGGGCTGTCCTCCAGGCGCGCCTCGCTCCACTCGAGGTTGGCCAGCAGGCTCAGGCTCTCGCCCTGCGCCTGGCGCCCGGGCTTGAGCTGGTTGCGGGTGACGAAGCGTAGCCGCGCGTCGGCCAGGCGCACCGCCTGCCAGTCGGCATCGACCCCGGGCAGCGCCGGCAGGGGGGCATCGAACAGCGCCCAGGCGGCCCAGCAGGGGCGCTGGATCACCCCCTCGCAGGCCTCGGCCAGGGTGGCGTCGTGA
The Halomonas alkalicola DNA segment above includes these coding regions:
- a CDS encoding NAD(P)/FAD-dependent oxidoreductase yields the protein MRSDPPPATAIIGAGIAGLACARALDAAGLPVTLFDKARGAGGRMSSRRLPEAVLDLGAQFFSVRDPAFRRAVAAWRKAGCIAPWPTSLWSAQEGRWARHEDDLERLCGAPRVSAVTRHLAEGLTLQAATRIERLEGSAGAWQLVDEHGAHHGPFARVVISTPSPQAHPLVAPHDATLAEACEGVIQRPCWAAWALFDAPLPALPGVDADWQAVRLADARLRFVTRNQLKPGRQAQGESLSLLANLEWSEARLEDSPETVVEALLEAFQQALPEGVRLPAPSALGAHRWRYAQPDVFATGEAVNRDYRLSASGLALCGDGWRGPRVEDAWLSGHHLGEALVADAT